One region of Dehalococcoidia bacterium genomic DNA includes:
- a CDS encoding cobalamin biosynthesis protein, which produces MELSGLYILSIALLLDALIGEASNAWHPVAWLGKLISLELKLEPPEGPRRQLLFGAVMVVMTCIAIAVPLWLGLTFLLSLNPVIYILVSAYLFKNTFALKGLWKAVEDVRLCLQRNDAAQARRKAKSLVSRDTSGLSDEQLMSAAVESCAENLCDSFVAPLFYFAILGLPGALIYRIVNTFDAMIGYHGRWEYTGKAAARLDDALNYIPARLSALLIVVASGICRADAGGSWRTMQKQHGRTSSPNAGWTMCSMAGSLGIELEKSGEYTLNGGGAALSNAVVSRSQAVMLTSAGIWGLMIAVVEALVGIAR; this is translated from the coding sequence ATGGAGCTTTCAGGCCTGTATATATTGTCCATCGCCCTTCTGCTGGATGCATTGATCGGGGAGGCCTCCAATGCCTGGCATCCCGTGGCCTGGCTCGGCAAGCTCATCTCCCTGGAGCTTAAACTCGAGCCGCCTGAAGGTCCCCGCCGCCAACTGTTATTCGGCGCCGTCATGGTCGTGATGACCTGTATCGCAATAGCCGTTCCTCTCTGGCTCGGCCTTACTTTCCTGCTCAGCCTCAATCCGGTCATTTACATACTTGTTTCAGCATATCTTTTCAAGAACACCTTCGCCCTGAAAGGGCTGTGGAAGGCCGTGGAAGACGTCAGGCTGTGCCTGCAACGCAACGATGCGGCGCAGGCCAGGCGGAAGGCAAAGTCGCTGGTCAGCCGTGATACCTCGGGGCTATCAGACGAACAGCTTATGTCGGCGGCCGTCGAGTCCTGCGCTGAAAACCTCTGCGACAGCTTCGTAGCGCCGCTTTTTTATTTCGCAATCCTGGGCCTGCCGGGAGCCCTGATATACCGTATCGTAAATACCTTCGACGCCATGATCGGATATCACGGACGCTGGGAATATACTGGTAAAGCCGCAGCACGCCTGGATGACGCCCTCAATTACATCCCCGCCCGTTTGAGCGCGCTGCTGATCGTAGTTGCTTCGGGCATCTGCCGGGCCGATGCCGGCGGTAGCTGGCGCACTATGCAAAAACAGCACGGGAGGACCTCCAGTCCCAACGCAGGCTGGACCATGTGCTCCATGGCCGGCTCTCTGGGCATCGAACTTGAGAAAAGCGGCGAATATACTCTCAACGGCGGCGGCGCCGCCCTGTCGAATGCTGTGGTATCTCGATCACAGGCTGTAATGCTGACGTCCGCAGGCATATGGGGACTAATGATTGCCGTGGTGGAGGCGCTGGTTGGGATTGCGCGCTAA
- a CDS encoding histidinol-phosphate transaminase, whose protein sequence is MGLRANPHIHKLPPIEHGGAGYAGLQDSGLLDFSTCCNPYGPPKEVYRTLRAINIHDYPDPHSGELVASLAGSLGTAADRLLAGSGSTEIIRLAALAYLAAGDKVVIPSPTYGEYALAAAIAGCAIVKYKLREDQDFRLSLDDFASFAQAHNPGAVFLCNPNNPTGQLLPEEDLRRFVKGLPDTVVILDEAYMAFTDESTGGLDLMDEPNVLIVRSMTKDFALAGLRLGYGLASPSIINNLRKVQPPWNVNSPAQRAGIAATGCGDYVRRCSTRMQKCRSYLTRRLSGMGYRIMPTDTHFFLVRVGDAAGFKNRLLEKGFLVRDCSSFGLPAYVRISPRRMDDCKKLAQAVAGMAWKADY, encoded by the coding sequence TTGGGATTGCGCGCTAATCCCCACATACACAAACTCCCTCCCATCGAACACGGAGGAGCGGGCTACGCCGGTCTGCAAGATTCCGGCCTGCTCGACTTCAGCACCTGCTGCAATCCCTACGGGCCGCCTAAGGAAGTCTACCGCACACTGCGCGCAATAAATATCCATGACTATCCCGATCCGCATTCAGGTGAACTTGTGGCGTCTCTGGCCGGCAGCCTGGGAACGGCTGCCGACAGGCTCCTAGCAGGCAGCGGCTCGACCGAGATAATCAGGTTGGCCGCCCTGGCCTATCTGGCGGCGGGAGATAAGGTTGTCATACCGTCTCCAACATATGGTGAATACGCGCTGGCCGCAGCGATTGCCGGATGCGCTATCGTAAAATATAAACTGCGCGAAGATCAGGACTTCCGGTTGAGCCTGGATGACTTCGCTTCCTTCGCGCAGGCTCACAATCCGGGGGCAGTCTTTCTGTGCAATCCCAACAATCCCACCGGACAGCTTCTGCCTGAAGAGGACCTGCGCAGGTTTGTCAAAGGCTTGCCCGATACGGTGGTTATACTGGACGAGGCCTACATGGCGTTCACGGACGAATCAACCGGCGGGCTCGATCTGATGGACGAGCCCAACGTCTTGATCGTCCGCTCCATGACCAAGGACTTCGCGCTGGCCGGCCTGCGCCTGGGTTACGGCCTGGCCTCTCCCTCAATCATCAACAACCTGAGAAAAGTGCAGCCGCCCTGGAATGTAAATTCGCCGGCCCAGCGAGCGGGCATTGCGGCAACCGGATGCGGCGATTATGTCCGGCGTTGCAGTACCCGCATGCAAAAATGCCGCTCCTACCTCACGCGCCGGTTGTCAGGAATGGGATACAGGATTATGCCCACCGACACGCATTTCTTCCTGGTCAGGGTAGGAGATGCAGCCGGTTTTAAAAACCGGCTGCTTGAGAAAGGATTCCTGGTACGCGATTGCTCGTCCTTCGGGCTGCCGGCCTACGTGCGTATATCGCCGCGCCGCATGGATGACTGCAAAAAGCTGGCACAGGCTGTTGCGGGGATGGCATGGAAAGCGGACTACTGA
- a CDS encoding cob(I)yrinic acid a,c-diamide adenosyltransferase, with protein sequence MSEQDFKGLVQVYTGDGKGKTTAALGQALRACAQGLRVVFVQFLKTQPGGEHFFADKYRPFEIVQFGKGDIFKKGEDQLLTETRQAYDYAMNALSGGKYDVVVLDEIFIAHWRGFLSLAQIMDLIKMKPANVELILTGRKAPQEVVKMADLVTEMLMIKHPFSEGVHQRKGIEY encoded by the coding sequence ATGTCGGAACAGGATTTTAAAGGTCTGGTACAGGTTTATACCGGTGACGGCAAGGGCAAGACCACAGCCGCGCTGGGGCAGGCATTGCGCGCCTGTGCGCAGGGATTGAGGGTGGTGTTCGTCCAGTTTCTTAAAACACAGCCCGGAGGTGAGCATTTTTTCGCCGACAAATACCGGCCCTTTGAGATCGTTCAGTTCGGCAAGGGCGACATTTTCAAGAAGGGAGAAGATCAACTGTTGACTGAGACGCGGCAGGCCTACGATTACGCGATGAACGCCCTGAGCGGGGGAAAGTACGACGTGGTGGTGCTGGACGAGATATTCATCGCCCACTGGCGGGGTTTCCTCAGCCTGGCGCAGATCATGGACCTGATAAAAATGAAGCCGGCCAACGTGGAGCTTATACTGACGGGACGCAAGGCGCCGCAGGAAGTGGTCAAGATGGCCGACCTGGTGACCGAGATGCTTATGATCAAGCATCCTTTTTCGGAAGGCGTCCATCAACGCAAGGGGATCGAATATTAA
- the cobT gene encoding nicotinate-nucleotide--dimethylbenzimidazole phosphoribosyltransferase produces MSTEIDAAAKLQHLIGRVKPIDPSFQEAARRRLNSLTKPRGSLGALEDLAVQIAGIRGEVIPRLKNKVIITMAADHGVAVRGVSLYPQEVTCQMALNFAAGGAAINVLSRMVGARVVIVDMGVKGGLPSYEGILCKMIDFGTDDMSAGPAMSRDQALDSLLAGAEVLKNELAAGLDIVGTGDMGIGNTTSASAITAAVTGAPVRDVTGRGTGIGDEQLERKIEIIEQALAVNRPDPSDTLRVLEKVGGFEIGGLAGAMIAGAANRIPVVIDGFISGAAALIAAGICPQSRDYLIAAHLSAERGHAACLKHLGLRPLLELDLRLGEGTGAALGIFLAECSVNVMRDMSTFEGAGVSDIPGGGAC; encoded by the coding sequence ATGAGCACTGAAATAGATGCCGCAGCTAAACTGCAACATCTGATCGGCCGGGTGAAGCCCATCGACCCTTCATTCCAGGAAGCTGCCCGGCGCAGGTTAAACAGCCTGACCAAGCCGCGCGGCAGCCTGGGAGCGCTGGAGGATCTGGCCGTGCAGATCGCCGGTATACGCGGCGAGGTCATTCCGCGCCTGAAGAACAAGGTGATTATTACTATGGCAGCCGATCACGGAGTGGCCGTCCGCGGCGTCAGCCTCTATCCCCAGGAGGTCACCTGCCAGATGGCCCTCAACTTCGCGGCCGGAGGCGCCGCCATCAATGTCCTCTCCCGCATGGTCGGAGCACGCGTGGTCATCGTGGATATGGGTGTGAAGGGCGGGCTGCCGTCATACGAAGGCATCCTGTGCAAAATGATCGATTTCGGCACCGATGATATGAGCGCCGGCCCCGCCATGAGCCGTGACCAGGCCTTAGACAGCCTGCTGGCAGGCGCGGAGGTGCTGAAAAACGAGTTGGCCGCCGGACTAGACATTGTGGGCACCGGCGATATGGGCATAGGCAACACTACCTCGGCCAGCGCCATCACTGCAGCCGTGACAGGCGCACCCGTGCGTGATGTGACCGGGCGCGGCACCGGCATCGGCGATGAACAACTGGAGCGTAAGATAGAGATCATCGAGCAGGCCCTGGCGGTCAACAGGCCGGACCCCAGCGATACCCTGCGAGTGCTGGAGAAAGTGGGGGGGTTCGAGATAGGTGGGCTGGCCGGCGCCATGATAGCGGGGGCGGCCAACCGCATACCGGTGGTTATCGATGGATTCATCTCGGGCGCCGCCGCCCTCATAGCAGCGGGCATCTGCCCTCAGTCCAGGGACTACCTGATCGCAGCTCATCTCTCGGCCGAGAGGGGACACGCCGCCTGTCTGAAACACCTGGGGCTGCGGCCTCTGCTCGAGCTCGACCTGCGCCTGGGCGAGGGAACCGGCGCGGCGCTGGGCATATTTTTAGCCGAATGCTCTGTCAACGTGATGCGCGATATGTCCACCTTTGAAGGCGCCGGCGTGTCCGACATTCCCGGGGGAGGCGCATGCTGA
- a CDS encoding adenosylcobinamide-GDP ribazoletransferase, which yields MLSFLAVLRFLTILPAPAADSGAGNTRLAVPSAGQRSEHASAEMKTVLILPETSAADEEIRSVGRSTIYFPLVGLIIGLVLVLLYIVFRAALPTPVNCVLLIGALAVITGAHHIDGLMDTCDAFAVNRTRTQRLEIMKDTRVGAFGITGAILLMLSKYICLSAAISVYALLTFPLLSRWAVTGLVLIFPSARDSGSFYALKSGAGWGGFIGATVITLAAAIPLNGLLIGPLIMLGLFGLLYCLGVLFSRFFGGLTGDCCGALIESGEVITLILSIASLRLMPYISSYNLFKITLPF from the coding sequence ATGCTGAGCTTCCTGGCCGTGCTCCGTTTCCTGACCATACTACCTGCGCCGGCAGCCGATTCAGGCGCAGGCAATACGCGCCTGGCTGTTCCGTCGGCCGGGCAGCGCAGCGAACATGCCTCCGCAGAGATGAAGACCGTGCTCATCCTGCCCGAAACGTCGGCCGCAGATGAAGAGATACGTTCGGTCGGGCGTTCCACAATATATTTCCCGCTGGTTGGACTGATCATCGGACTGGTGCTCGTCCTGCTTTATATCGTTTTCCGCGCGGCCCTGCCGACGCCGGTGAACTGCGTCCTGCTGATAGGAGCGCTGGCCGTCATCACGGGAGCGCATCACATCGACGGCCTGATGGATACCTGCGACGCCTTCGCCGTTAACAGGACCAGGACGCAACGGCTGGAGATCATGAAGGACACGCGGGTGGGCGCCTTCGGCATCACAGGCGCCATCCTCCTGATGCTCTCCAAGTACATCTGCCTTTCAGCGGCCATCAGCGTATATGCCCTGCTGACCTTTCCCCTGCTCAGCCGCTGGGCCGTCACAGGACTGGTGCTGATCTTCCCCTCCGCCAGAGACAGCGGCTCCTTCTATGCGCTCAAGAGCGGCGCCGGCTGGGGCGGATTTATCGGCGCAACGGTCATAACGCTGGCAGCCGCCATACCGCTCAACGGCCTGCTGATCGGACCGCTGATCATGCTGGGGCTTTTCGGTCTGCTGTACTGCCTGGGTGTACTCTTCAGCCGTTTCTTCGGCGGCCTGACGGGCGACTGCTGCGGCGCGCTGATCGAATCCGGCGAGGTGATCACTCTGATCCTGAGCATCGCATCTCTCCGCCTGATGCCCTATATATCCAGCTATAATCTGTTCAAAATCACCCTTCCGTTTTGA
- the cobU gene encoding bifunctional adenosylcobinamide kinase/adenosylcobinamide-phosphate guanylyltransferase — MTGDKKIVLILGGARSGKSSYAQKTAAERGGSVLFCATARPLDDEMRERIEAHRRSRPAGWDTLEAEDNLSAALADKTERYDTVIVDCITLLAANCMGDTASGKQAEKSVEAEVDALIGFMQRSRCSFILVSNEVGSGIVPDNALARVYRDALGKANQRLAASADEVILMTAGLPLKLK; from the coding sequence ATGACCGGCGATAAAAAAATAGTCCTGATTTTAGGAGGCGCCCGCAGCGGCAAGAGCTCGTACGCGCAGAAGACGGCGGCGGAGAGGGGCGGCAGTGTGCTTTTCTGCGCGACAGCCCGGCCCCTGGATGATGAGATGCGGGAACGCATAGAGGCGCACAGGCGGTCGCGCCCTGCCGGCTGGGACACGCTGGAGGCCGAAGACAACTTGTCGGCGGCCCTGGCAGATAAGACAGAAAGGTATGACACGGTCATAGTGGACTGCATTACACTGCTGGCCGCCAACTGCATGGGCGATACTGCCAGTGGCAAGCAGGCCGAAAAATCCGTCGAGGCCGAGGTGGACGCTCTCATCGGCTTTATGCAGCGGTCGCGCTGCAGTTTCATACTGGTCTCCAACGAGGTAGGCAGCGGCATCGTGCCGGACAACGCTCTGGCGCGTGTTTACAGAGACGCCCTGGGCAAGGCCAACCAGCGTCTGGCCGCATCGGCCGACGAGGTCATACTCATGACGGCAGGCCTGCCACTTAAGCTGAAATAG
- a CDS encoding Ig domain-containing protein, producing MNSYRRILAATVRYLCVCLILACLSFGLFYGRADAAPPVIYGSPPNGVVGTSYSTSFTATCNSTTCSSPVWSISGVPPGLVASGRTITGTPTAAGTYSIDVTVTDATWGSTTESYIIYITVPALIFSTTSIPTAAVRQAYSASIVATGGTGTISYAMTSGTLPSGLTFNNGQISGTPASGTSGSYSITVTATAGSSTAQQTFTLTVERGSYDVTVSISSGLEEGQTRVYMNNTPRATLRGGESYKITGLDPDTTSIISVDNIVTPSGRTDIQYRAESNSASVSGGISQLLFTYYPEYDIEITSSPTGIASMSGSGWHREGKPLNVSAPQEVARDAESQYRFAYWVTPTGEKISSATLNTVVEAAGKYIATYDMYYRLTVDSKYGNTTGGGWQKAGSTVKWSVSPEEVAMPGIAGFFGGKFRALLTSGSALIEGPKTVTVQWDPDYSTPAVTIPITVLVIAGLIYGIYALTRRGRVPQPVNPWATQVQQPPPPPPPPPVYYPPYPTMPPPPLQPPPAAIPPQTTVVMIGEGLKRPQSTREQLMEKFGELLQKYEDELSQGRELPAPTLQELPEMATMIDKKELPAPEYAGAVDSTAKEESTVEECGSTSKKLLRTVVTQWKNAAIKPITVIPGDKKSAAMAGGRTVTWTRESYNEWELHICKLPLGHKGMHKGVTEIVYSLIDTISEDINYGPKQPLKPPIPHYTDGMPEINIPASQIIPSDQLPA from the coding sequence GTGAACAGCTACAGGCGTATCCTTGCCGCGACCGTCAGGTACCTGTGCGTTTGCCTTATTTTAGCCTGCCTCAGTTTCGGCCTGTTTTACGGCAGGGCTGATGCGGCGCCGCCCGTCATCTATGGTTCACCGCCTAACGGAGTGGTGGGTACATCTTATAGCACCAGCTTCACAGCCACATGCAACAGCACCACCTGTTCCTCGCCTGTCTGGTCTATATCCGGCGTACCCCCGGGTCTGGTAGCCTCCGGCAGGACCATCACAGGAACACCAACAGCAGCGGGCACTTACTCTATAGATGTAACCGTCACCGACGCCACCTGGGGCAGTACTACCGAATCCTACATCATATATATAACCGTACCCGCCCTGATCTTCTCCACCACCAGTATACCCACGGCGGCCGTGAGGCAGGCTTATTCGGCCAGCATCGTCGCCACGGGGGGCACCGGCACCATCAGCTATGCCATGACCAGCGGCACGCTGCCGTCCGGACTTACCTTCAACAACGGCCAGATATCGGGCACGCCCGCCAGCGGCACGTCGGGAAGCTATTCCATCACGGTCACAGCCACGGCGGGAAGCTCCACCGCGCAGCAGACTTTCACACTGACCGTTGAGAGAGGAAGTTACGATGTGACCGTCAGCATCTCTTCCGGCCTGGAGGAGGGCCAGACCCGTGTCTACATGAACAATACGCCCAGGGCCACGCTGCGGGGTGGCGAATCGTACAAGATTACCGGGCTGGATCCCGACACAACATCGATAATATCGGTGGACAATATAGTAACGCCGTCGGGACGGACCGACATCCAGTACAGGGCGGAGTCCAACTCAGCCTCCGTCAGCGGCGGGATCAGTCAGCTGCTGTTCACGTACTATCCCGAATACGATATCGAGATCACCAGCAGCCCCACGGGCATAGCATCGATGAGCGGGTCCGGCTGGCACCGCGAGGGCAAGCCGCTCAACGTCAGTGCGCCGCAGGAGGTGGCCAGGGACGCCGAATCCCAGTACAGGTTCGCCTACTGGGTGACGCCGACAGGTGAAAAAATCAGCTCGGCTACTCTCAACACCGTGGTCGAGGCAGCCGGCAAGTATATTGCGACCTACGATATGTATTACAGGCTGACCGTGGATTCGAAATACGGCAATACAACGGGGGGAGGATGGCAGAAGGCCGGCAGCACCGTCAAATGGAGTGTGTCCCCGGAAGAGGTGGCCATGCCCGGAATCGCCGGCTTCTTCGGCGGCAAATTCAGGGCGCTGCTCACCTCGGGTTCCGCGCTTATAGAGGGGCCGAAGACCGTTACCGTGCAGTGGGATCCCGATTACTCGACGCCGGCGGTTACAATACCCATAACCGTGCTGGTGATCGCCGGGCTCATCTACGGCATCTATGCCCTGACCCGACGCGGCCGCGTGCCGCAGCCGGTCAACCCCTGGGCTACACAGGTACAACAACCACCACCGCCACCTCCTCCTCCTCCGGTCTATTACCCGCCTTATCCCACTATGCCCCCACCACCCCTGCAGCCGCCACCGGCCGCTATACCTCCGCAGACAACGGTGGTTATGATCGGAGAAGGTCTCAAGAGGCCGCAGAGCACGCGCGAACAGCTCATGGAGAAATTCGGCGAGTTGCTGCAGAAATACGAGGATGAGCTGTCCCAGGGCCGTGAGCTGCCGGCGCCGACCCTGCAGGAGCTGCCCGAGATGGCCACCATGATCGATAAGAAGGAACTGCCCGCGCCTGAATATGCCGGCGCCGTCGACTCCACGGCAAAGGAAGAGTCGACCGTGGAGGAATGCGGCTCGACCTCCAAGAAGCTGTTGCGCACCGTCGTTACGCAGTGGAAGAACGCCGCTATCAAGCCCATTACAGTGATACCGGGCGACAAGAAGAGCGCAGCTATGGCGGGCGGAAGGACGGTAACCTGGACGCGCGAGTCATACAACGAATGGGAACTGCATATCTGCAAGCTGCCGCTGGGGCACAAGGGCATGCACAAGGGCGTTACCGAGATCGTCTACAGCTTGATTGATACCATCAGCGAGGATATCAACTACGGGCCCAAACAGCCGCTTAAGCCACCCATCCCGCACTACACCGACGGGATGCCCGAGATCAATATCCCTGCATCGCAGATCATACCTTCCGACCAGTTGCCGGCCTGA
- a CDS encoding DUF2284 domain-containing protein codes for MQKKNYQAIPLSIKTEKSKLKADLELLRTRALELGAAGAEIIRADQLVVDERVRLKCLIPRCLRAGETPNCPPNAPDLDLVRKAFARYSYGILIKTLVEPLEDYAPGKSKDSGGTDRSLLFHAKTAKIIYEIERLAYQHGYALAMGLGGGSCKDYLCHGLVCQFKDSGRCRFPLRSRPAMEALGIDVVDIIGKVGWNAYPLLGEASEIPCATSVGLVLID; via the coding sequence ATGCAGAAAAAGAATTATCAGGCTATTCCTCTGTCGATTAAAACAGAGAAGAGTAAACTGAAGGCTGACCTGGAGCTGCTGCGGACCAGGGCGCTGGAGCTGGGTGCGGCGGGCGCCGAGATCATACGGGCCGACCAACTGGTGGTGGATGAGCGCGTCAGGTTGAAATGTTTAATACCGCGTTGCCTGCGGGCCGGCGAGACGCCGAACTGTCCTCCCAACGCGCCCGACCTCGACCTTGTCAGAAAAGCCTTTGCCCGATACTCCTACGGCATATTGATTAAAACGCTGGTGGAGCCTCTGGAGGACTATGCGCCGGGCAAATCCAAGGACAGCGGCGGCACCGACCGCAGCCTGCTCTTTCACGCGAAGACCGCAAAAATCATTTACGAGATCGAGCGACTGGCCTACCAGCACGGATATGCGCTGGCTATGGGTCTGGGTGGAGGGTCCTGCAAGGATTACCTCTGCCACGGCCTGGTCTGCCAGTTCAAGGACAGCGGCAGGTGCCGCTTTCCCCTCAGATCCAGGCCGGCCATGGAGGCGCTGGGCATCGACGTGGTGGACATCATCGGCAAGGTTGGATGGAACGCCTACCCGCTGCTGGGCGAGGCCAGTGAGATCCCCTGCGCCACCTCCGTGGGGCTGGTGCTGATCGACTGA
- a CDS encoding DMT family transporter has product MLANWRSSPFLALAALVVITAVWGYTFTIVQAAVELMPVMDFMAWRFAAAALVMLVIRPQCLRGITRQELLRGAGLGVALGLGYITQTYGLLYASAAVSGFITGMFVVLTPVMAWIILRHKTDGKTWLLVALATIGVALLSLNGWSVGPGELLTLACAVLFAIHIVGLGEWSPYYDPYTFAFLQIATVAVISLIAALPGGFTPPPNTEVWITIGITAVFATALAFIVQTWAQSLVSPTRAAIVMTMEPVFAGFFAVVIGGDQLTFRTLLGGACIVAAMLIINLRSVHATPRDT; this is encoded by the coding sequence ATGCTGGCAAACTGGAGATCGTCGCCGTTTCTGGCGCTGGCCGCGCTGGTAGTAATTACCGCGGTCTGGGGCTACACTTTTACCATCGTACAGGCGGCTGTCGAACTGATGCCGGTCATGGATTTCATGGCCTGGCGCTTCGCCGCCGCTGCGCTGGTAATGCTTGTAATCCGGCCGCAATGCCTGCGCGGTATCACACGTCAGGAACTGCTGCGCGGCGCCGGGCTCGGCGTCGCGCTCGGGCTCGGCTATATCACGCAGACTTACGGTCTGCTGTATGCCTCCGCGGCGGTGTCCGGATTTATCACCGGCATGTTCGTGGTGCTGACGCCGGTCATGGCCTGGATCATCCTTCGACATAAAACAGACGGTAAAACCTGGCTGCTGGTCGCGCTGGCCACCATCGGAGTGGCCCTGCTCAGCCTCAACGGATGGTCGGTCGGCCCCGGCGAATTGCTAACGCTTGCATGCGCGGTACTTTTCGCCATACATATAGTCGGTCTGGGCGAATGGTCCCCCTATTATGATCCTTATACTTTTGCCTTCCTGCAGATCGCCACTGTGGCTGTAATCTCCTTAATTGCCGCGCTGCCGGGCGGCTTTACCCCGCCGCCAAACACAGAAGTCTGGATAACCATAGGAATTACAGCGGTATTTGCCACAGCGCTTGCCTTCATCGTGCAAACCTGGGCCCAATCCCTGGTATCACCCACGCGGGCGGCCATCGTAATGACTATGGAACCCGTGTTTGCCGGATTTTTCGCCGTCGTTATCGGAGGAGACCAGTTGACATTTAGGACGCTGCTGGGAGGAGCCTGCATCGTGGCAGCCATGCTCATCATCAACCTGAGGTCCGTGCACGCCACTCCCAGGGATACCTGA
- a CDS encoding bifunctional aspartate transaminase/aspartate 4-decarboxylase has protein sequence MKPSDEKRYEKLSPFELKDKLIKIAGTNHERMMMNAGRGNPNWIAVTPRSAFYELGIFANEEALRNVDLPAVGMSPLKPGSASRLRHYLDQHQSSPGARLLRESLDYIRDVLTIDEDDFTYEMVDGILGDHYPEPDRMLSFCEKVVQKYLDQEMFAGNPPPGNFDLFATEGGTAAMDYIFTSLMENHLLHKGDTIAIGTPIFTPYIEIPRLNDYQFVELEIKQNEDKYWQYTEQEINKLADPAVKAFFLVHPSNPTSVAIDDSTLKMLADLVRTKRKDLIILTDDVYGTFVNGFRSIAAVAPRNTILVYSFSKYFGATGWRLGIIGIHQDNAFDKMIAALPGETRAGLRQRYSTVVLEPDKMKLIDRMVADSRSVALHHTAGLSTPQQVMMALFSLYCLLDKENVYKRVAQYIVAHRFSTLYDSLGVPAPENKYDAHYYTTIDVPALARLRYGEEFTRFLVNKHQPIDFVVRLAEDKSIVLMDGGGFDAPEMSVRVSLANLPNATYSAIGKEISELLDTYYNEWRQSKRKS, from the coding sequence ATGAAGCCGTCTGATGAGAAGCGCTATGAGAAACTCAGTCCATTTGAGCTGAAAGATAAGCTCATTAAAATCGCAGGTACCAACCATGAGCGTATGATGATGAATGCCGGGCGGGGCAATCCAAACTGGATAGCCGTTACGCCACGATCAGCCTTCTACGAATTGGGTATTTTTGCCAACGAAGAGGCTCTACGCAACGTAGATTTGCCCGCCGTGGGCATGTCTCCTTTGAAGCCCGGCTCGGCAAGCAGGTTAAGACATTACCTGGATCAGCATCAATCCTCACCCGGCGCGAGATTGCTGCGTGAGTCACTGGATTATATCAGGGACGTGCTCACGATAGACGAGGATGACTTCACCTACGAAATGGTAGATGGCATTTTGGGCGACCATTATCCCGAGCCGGACCGGATGCTGTCGTTCTGTGAGAAGGTAGTACAAAAATATCTTGACCAGGAGATGTTCGCGGGCAATCCTCCACCAGGTAACTTTGACCTGTTCGCCACCGAAGGCGGCACGGCCGCTATGGACTATATCTTCACCAGCCTCATGGAGAACCATCTATTACACAAAGGGGACACTATTGCTATCGGTACGCCGATCTTCACACCTTATATTGAGATACCCAGGCTGAATGACTATCAGTTTGTCGAGCTCGAGATAAAACAGAACGAGGATAAATACTGGCAGTATACTGAGCAGGAAATAAACAAACTGGCCGACCCGGCCGTCAAGGCCTTCTTTCTGGTGCATCCCTCCAATCCCACATCGGTAGCTATAGATGATTCTACTCTGAAGATGCTCGCTGATTTAGTGCGTACCAAACGCAAAGACCTGATCATACTTACCGATGATGTATATGGCACGTTTGTCAACGGGTTCCGGTCTATTGCCGCCGTTGCGCCGCGCAATACCATACTCGTATATTCGTTCTCCAAATACTTCGGCGCCACGGGCTGGAGACTTGGGATCATTGGCATTCACCAGGATAATGCCTTCGATAAAATGATTGCAGCTCTGCCCGGTGAAACAAGGGCCGGTTTGCGCCAGCGTTACAGCACCGTAGTGCTTGAACCCGATAAAATGAAGCTGATAGACCGAATGGTGGCAGACAGCAGATCGGTGGCTTTGCATCATACCGCCGGATTATCCACCCCTCAGCAGGTGATGATGGCGCTGTTTTCACTCTACTGCCTGCTGGATAAGGAAAATGTCTACAAGAGAGTTGCTCAATATATCGTCGCGCACAGGTTTTCTACGCTCTATGACTCCCTGGGGGTACCGGCGCCGGAGAACAAATACGATGCTCATTACTATACCACCATAGACGTTCCTGCGCTGGCCAGACTACGCTATGGCGAGGAATTCACGCGTTTCCTGGTTAATAAGCACCAGCCCATAGATTTCGTGGTGAGACTGGCTGAGGACAAATCCATTGTGTTGATGGATGGCGGCGGATTCGATGCGCCGGAGATGTCGGTTAGAGTATCACTGGCCAACCTCCCCAACGCTACCTATTCGGCCATAGGTAAAGAGATCAGCGAGCTTCTCGATACATACTACAACGAATGGCGGCAATCGAAGCGTAAATCATAG